Proteins encoded by one window of Juglans regia cultivar Chandler chromosome 15, Walnut 2.0, whole genome shotgun sequence:
- the LOC108993039 gene encoding uncharacterized protein LOC108993039, producing MENVKNNSSSSSSRHNKTSEKKDGIEQKGFPVHSQVRKIKQESEKIIDWSQEQPEMRLVLREIQRQLSRSPLGLSC from the coding sequence ATGGAGAACGTGAAgaacaacagcagcagcagcagcagccgcCATAACAAGACGAGCGAAAAGAAAGATGGGATCGAGCAGAAGGGTTTTCCGGTGCATAGCCAAGTCCGAAAGATTAAGCAGGAATCCGAGAAAATCATAGACTGGTCTCAGGAGCAGCCGGAGATGAGACTGGTGCTCCGGGAGATCCAACGGCAGCTTTCTCGCTCACCCTTGGGATTATCTTGCTGA